A region of the Flavipsychrobacter sp. genome:
GGAGAGCGTTTGGCTAAAAAGATATTACAGCACAGCATCAACGACTATAAAACTATGATAGCGGCTAATAACTAAAACAAATGCGTATGAGTACAGGATATATTATAGGGGTACTACTAATAGGGCTTGCTGCCGGGTTCTTATCGAGCATGGCTGGCGTAGGCGGCGGTATTGTTATTGTACCCGCTTTGGTATTCTTATTCGGCTTCAATCAAAAGATGGCACAAGGAACCTCTTTTGCCATGCTAGCACTTCCTGTAGCATTCATTGGCGCATTTAATTATTATAAGGCTGGCGAGGTCAACTGGAAAATTGCCCTAATGCTGGCCAGCACCTTTGTAATTGGAGGCTTCTTTGGCAGCAAAGTAGCTTTGGGCATAAGCCCAGCAGTATTAAAAAAGTTTTTCGGCATATTATTAATGGTAATAGCCCTTAAATATCTATTTTTTGATAAATAATAAACAATAATGGCACGCACAAAGATTAAAGACATCTT
Encoded here:
- a CDS encoding sulfite exporter TauE/SafE family protein; protein product: MSTGYIIGVLLIGLAAGFLSSMAGVGGGIVIVPALVFLFGFNQKMAQGTSFAMLALPVAFIGAFNYYKAGEVNWKIALMLASTFVIGGFFGSKVALGISPAVLKKFFGILLMVIALKYLFFDK